A genomic window from Candidatus Pelagisphaera phototrophica includes:
- a CDS encoding vWA domain-containing protein, translating to MVLAAIDIGASFLVWAYDTANHLAEGRFMKDIVFQWPWFLFALTGVWPLWWYLNWAKKKRQDARAKLGHSGEVAIERCDWIWMGVFVLIIFSLARPGYDPTRFSISQSGRDVGFVLDVSRSMLAQDAYPTRLEAAKQGIRDCLDGFVGEEVGLVIYAGSSSISCPLTSDYDFVRYMLSQVQPRSVEFGGTLLLSAIEKSVDQVLDPERRGFQDLIVLTDGEDHGQGIDKVAERLKESGVFLLVVGIGDSVTGSRIPILNEEGESIPLKHEGRVVYTKLHDSELAELARKTPEGEFANVGTLPFHLGEIYETFAKEKESIRSDGDTGYVVYKEASFLILPIALVLSLWASGLANLGKGTLGLALLVGASLVSEPVSGQEEQESASFETALDWLEDGKFNDAGVAFGELAFQMERQGDSPVNLAAAVFNQALANFNQVEVLWESSPREALSSALFAQNLLFQAARMRPGFKRASMRLDSLAVMLEVLEKRVAEEEKKEQERDEKIEVLLERIRALLEGQAELRRNVESVDIQRRPANRNVRAPSPNPQEPPENASIHAVQFEQSQKQHRSEGKSIERYMIELDNEFSMASAVAQASEGKGLETILKRPLELMGKALGAQLEAEELLSQWRYWSAARARQSLAIDRLQEILDLFASNSDDEGEGEWDDEDWEEYLDTDPGEAVASSLPMKGEFREDSLMQPLPVPNFSAEDVLMEEMGSQQFRQEQRAKANAGKVEKDW from the coding sequence ATGGTATTGGCTGCCATTGACATTGGCGCTTCTTTTCTTGTGTGGGCGTATGATACTGCAAACCACTTGGCTGAGGGTCGCTTCATGAAGGACATCGTATTTCAATGGCCCTGGTTTCTCTTTGCACTAACTGGAGTGTGGCCCTTGTGGTGGTATCTGAATTGGGCAAAGAAGAAACGCCAAGATGCTAGAGCGAAGTTGGGTCACTCCGGAGAAGTGGCGATTGAGCGTTGCGATTGGATCTGGATGGGGGTTTTTGTTCTCATCATATTTTCGCTCGCCCGACCGGGGTACGATCCAACGCGATTCTCTATTTCGCAGTCCGGTCGGGATGTCGGCTTCGTTTTGGATGTGTCGCGAAGCATGCTCGCCCAAGATGCCTATCCTACGCGACTGGAAGCGGCTAAACAAGGGATCCGGGATTGCCTAGATGGATTTGTGGGGGAAGAGGTTGGTCTAGTCATCTATGCGGGTAGTTCCTCTATTAGTTGCCCGCTAACTTCGGACTACGATTTTGTTCGCTACATGCTTTCTCAAGTCCAGCCGCGAAGTGTAGAGTTCGGTGGCACTCTGCTGCTTTCGGCGATCGAGAAATCAGTTGACCAGGTATTGGATCCGGAGCGGCGAGGATTTCAGGATCTGATTGTGCTGACCGATGGCGAGGACCATGGTCAGGGCATTGACAAGGTTGCGGAGCGCTTGAAGGAGAGTGGGGTGTTCCTGCTTGTGGTAGGAATTGGTGATTCCGTAACAGGATCCAGAATTCCGATCCTGAATGAGGAAGGGGAAAGCATTCCCTTGAAACACGAAGGACGAGTCGTTTATACAAAGCTCCACGATAGTGAGTTGGCTGAATTGGCTCGGAAAACGCCGGAAGGCGAGTTCGCCAACGTGGGGACTTTGCCCTTCCACCTGGGGGAGATCTACGAGACCTTTGCGAAGGAAAAGGAGTCGATTCGATCCGATGGCGATACGGGATACGTGGTGTATAAAGAAGCCTCTTTTCTGATTTTGCCGATCGCTCTCGTTTTGTCGCTTTGGGCTTCCGGTTTGGCGAATCTAGGAAAAGGGACGTTAGGGTTGGCGCTTTTGGTAGGAGCTTCTCTTGTCAGTGAGCCCGTTAGTGGCCAAGAAGAGCAAGAGTCGGCGAGTTTCGAAACAGCGCTGGACTGGCTGGAAGATGGAAAATTCAATGACGCAGGGGTCGCCTTTGGAGAACTGGCCTTCCAGATGGAGAGGCAAGGCGATTCTCCCGTGAATCTCGCCGCCGCGGTTTTTAATCAGGCTCTGGCGAATTTTAATCAGGTCGAAGTATTGTGGGAGAGCTCTCCGAGGGAAGCGCTTTCGTCTGCCCTTTTTGCCCAGAATCTATTGTTCCAAGCAGCCCGAATGCGCCCGGGATTTAAAAGAGCCAGTATGCGACTCGACTCACTCGCGGTGATGCTGGAGGTATTGGAAAAGCGGGTGGCTGAGGAAGAAAAGAAGGAGCAAGAAAGAGATGAAAAGATTGAGGTGCTCCTAGAGAGAATTCGAGCGCTTCTAGAAGGCCAGGCCGAGCTAAGGCGAAATGTGGAAAGTGTCGACATACAGCGACGGCCCGCGAATCGAAATGTTAGGGCGCCTTCACCTAATCCTCAAGAACCGCCGGAAAACGCGTCGATCCATGCGGTTCAGTTTGAGCAAAGTCAAAAACAGCACCGTTCCGAGGGAAAGTCGATCGAACGCTACATGATTGAGCTAGACAATGAGTTTTCGATGGCCAGTGCGGTTGCCCAAGCAAGTGAAGGAAAGGGGTTGGAGACCATTCTCAAGCGTCCATTGGAACTAATGGGAAAGGCGTTGGGAGCGCAACTGGAGGCGGAAGAACTGCTTTCGCAATGGCGTTACTGGTCGGCAGCTCGGGCACGCCAGTCCTTAGCGATAGACCGGCTTCAGGAAATACTGGATCTGTTTGCCTCGAATAGCGATGATGAGGGCGAAGGAGAGTGGGATGATGAAGATTGGGAGGAGTATTTGGATACGGATCCCGGGGAAGCAGTCGCTTCATCGCTTCCAATGAAAGGGGAATTCCGGGAGGACTCCCTGATGCAGCCACTTCCAGTTCCCAACTTTTCAGCGGAAGATGTGCTCATGGAAGAAATGGGCAGTCAGCAATTTCGACAAGAACAGCGGGCAAAAGCCAATGCGGGAAAAGTGGAGAAGGACTGGTGA